The sequence below is a genomic window from Uranotaenia lowii strain MFRU-FL chromosome 2, ASM2978415v1, whole genome shotgun sequence.
AGTtcaagaaaatattgaaattttcaaaaaaggagAGGATAATGATTCAAATTATTGATGATCTTGACTTTTGCAGcaacatttattaaattttctcaattttcacgttttatttgaaaacactTTACATTTCTCGGCATCTAACGGGTAGATTAGTCACGTATCGTCGATTAATCAAAAGAGTTCAAATTGGAACCTTCGCCCGGACCCGAAAGCAGCAGTTTTATTCACCTttggattttgcaaattttcccgGGAGATCGACTTAAGTGGGCATCGGAAGTTTGATGCAGTTGCTGTTTTTCAAGAGATGGAGGTTTTTGCTTTCCGCGGTTCCGGCAGTGATTCTGGGAGGATTTTTGGTTCCTCATTTTCCGAAATGATTTAGATAAAGTTTTGGCTAAacagtttctgaaaaaaaacgtaTCGTTAAATAAAATCAGTAATTGTATTACCGAATACTTACGCTGCACACTCTTGAAGTGACTGACTGTGTGTCAACCAGCCATGTCCATCCCGAGATGCATCTCTGGCCATCCGGAAGATTGCAAGcatgctttgaaaatttttgaatccgAATTTCTTTCGTCATTTATCCGTGAGCGGCCCTGTATCGCATCCGGTCCTCGAGCTCTAGCTAGCCAACTTTTTTTGGCACAACTGCTGTAATTACAAACTGGCCAAAACTTACAAAggaattttgaatagttttctcGGGTTTTCTgatggtttttttcttttccggTTCTGCGAGGTAAAAATGTGTCGAGAAAACTCCGCGCGCGCCATTTTGGAATGAAGCAGAAAAAATCATCGACAACAAATTCGATGATATTTTGCCGATGCCACACGCTTATTTTAATTCAGTCAGTTCAATATATTAATTTCACATAAAACTTATGTgtcaaaatattagtttttatttacatcacataaatttaatttgtcgAACAGCTTCACGAGCGTATGTGTGGGAGAAACATACTATTtaaatgtggattttttgcagtgtaggagttcaaaaaaaacagtaataaattaaactaaaattcgtttttatgtttttgaatcgTTCCAACATGTTTACAATCCCAAAGTTCACCCCACACAAACATAAAAGCTCCAGCAAAATGAGAGTaggtgctaaaattttagtactGACTGAGTGGAAATTGTTCTCactcatctctctcatctctccACTTTTTTGAATCGACATTGTTGTATTGGTGAAATCGGAACAACTCACTTTCGAGAgagctatgtttttttttcgggaagaGAGAGCTTTAAGCATAGAAGAGGTTGTTTTATGACTAGTTGGTTGATTATCTTCCCCATTTTTCATCGTCTGCAGCCAAACCAGCAAAGCAGCAGCTGTCAAAAGTTTTCATGTGCTGTTTTGTCTGCAAGCAGGTTTCAACAAAGTGTGAAATTAGAGGGAAAATTGTGGCCATATTGAGTAGTGCAAATTGTATCAAAAACATCTTTAGTGATCTAGTGTAGTATCCcagaaaacaaaagttttgcAAAACATTACTACCAAACAAACCTTCTGGAAGTTGcttccgtttgtttgtttggttgCTGCCAACAACCAACGCAATAAATTCAGCGGATCCGGGACCTGGAGTTCGATTATTTGTTACCTGACAACCATTCTTTACTTGGATTTACTCATTCATACTACTTGGCAGAGTGAAACTTCCATTATGGTACGGTTTTATGATTTGGTAAGGTACTGTCTTCAAAAGTAACTAATTATGGTGTCCATCTTTCTATACAGGCTTCAATCGGATCCCAATCAACGGGGACTAAGAAAACATCGACCACGGCCACTGGCACAACAGGTGCGGCAGGTCGGAAGAAATCAGGTCCGAAGTTTGAGCTCTCTGACGAGCAACGTCAGGACATCAAGGAAGCCTTTGATCTTTTCGATTCCGAAGGAACCGGAATGATCGACACCAAGGAGCTAAAGGTGGCTATCCGAGCACTaggatttgaaccaaaaaaggaGGAAATCAAGAAGATGATTGCCGAAATTGACAAAGACGGTTCGGGCAAGATATCGTTCGAGGATTTCCTTTCACTTATGACCGTCAAAATGGCCGAGAAGGACTCCAAGGAGGAAATTTTGAAGGCATTCCGGTTGTTCGATGATGACGAAACAGGAACCATTTCCTTCAAAAACCTTAAACGAGTCGCCAAAGAGCTGGGAGAGAACCTAACCGACGAGGAACTGCAGGAGATGATTGATGAGGCCGACCGAGATGGGGACGGAGAAGTCAACCAGGAAGAGTTTCTACGAATCATGAAGAAAACTAGCCTGTACTAAGAGATATGAAAGTAAAATATCCATTATTCTATATGTTAAATAAGCCGTACCTTGCAAAACGCAGCTTCAAAAGAATTTGCATTTATGCTAAACTAGTAGTCTTAAcaacaataaatataataactttatacaaaacaaatcgaaaatcaaagcACTGTCGTAAACGCGTTGTAATTAATAAACCAGTGATGCACTGaagttctttaaaaattgttttatttccgTTATTATTTGAACGATCGGATCGCATTTTAGAGCTTAgctgatgaaatttaatttttttcaccaacAATTTATGACTGAACAAATCTTGTGTTTTAATTCACCAGCCTATAAGTAGGTATACAGACGCTCGCAACTATATAAACATATCACAACCTCACAAAATAATCTAAGCCAAACTACAcccatgtggtttatctataggtggggacaatcaaaaactttagtgttagttcgttgtatccatacagttgtttatgaacgattgtgacgtaacacGACGCCGTCGCGGTTGCAAACGTTCAACGCACGAATGAAATCATAGCAACGTCCCAGAATGTTTGTTATTGTCGTTACTATGAAAGCTTGTTACTAAGTTTTCAAGATGCCGTCGTGTTGTGGAATGAGTAATGATTCTCGGtgcgtttaaaattttagttttcaatttcatttttcgagTTTTCGAAATAGTTTGGCGGATTCCGCTGCTAAAGGATTCGATTGCTCCGGCAAAATTTCCGGCAAAAACTCTTATGAAATCTGAACCAGCAGCAACGGCAGCTTTTTGGTGCATCAAAAGTTCCTAGAAGAAGCTGGCGGAGCAGAATATGTTGGGGGACTTAAGAGGAATCCAttcgaaattagttttaaaatataaattcctagtcagttttcattttttgggaacaaaaacaaaaattattttatcattttcataaacAGCTTCTGGTTCAAAATTCCGGAAATGCCTATATAGAATGCA
It includes:
- the LOC129744772 gene encoding uncharacterized protein LOC129744772 — protein: MASIGSQSTGTKKTSTTATGTTGAAGRKKSGPKFELSDEQRQDIKEAFDLFDSEGTGMIDTKELKVAIRALGFEPKKEEIKKMIAEIDKDGSGKISFEDFLSLMTVKMAEKDSKEEILKAFRLFDDDETGTISFKNLKRVAKELGENLTDEELQEMIDEADRDGDGEVNQEEFLRIMKKTSLY